One genomic segment of Luteimonas galliterrae includes these proteins:
- a CDS encoding type II secretion system F family protein, producing the protein MAVSKSAIKKTAAKPQTRTRTLDALQTFVWQGVDKRGTTMKGEQQAKNANLLRAELRRQGITPRIVKPKPKPLFGSAGRKISAKEIAIFARQLATMMKSGVPIVQALEIIAGGQKNPKMQAMVDGLRADIAGGSTIYEAMSKYPVQFDELFRNLVRAGESAGVLETVLDTIATYKENTETLKGKIKKALFYPTMVIAVAIIVSAILLIFVVPQFEAVFKNFGAELPAFTQIIVNASRFLVSWWWLVLIFLVGSILGVIFMFKRSPRFQHFVDKLILKIPVIGQIMHNAAIARFARTLATTFKAGVPLVEALETVAGATGNTVYEQAVKRIRDDVSVGYQVNMAMKQVNLFPHMVVQMAAIGEEAGAFDTMMFKVAEFYEQEVNNAVDALASLIEPMIMVFIGVIVGGMVIGMYLPIFKLAAVVG; encoded by the coding sequence ATGGCCGTCAGCAAGAGCGCCATCAAAAAGACCGCAGCCAAGCCGCAGACGCGCACCCGTACGTTGGATGCGCTCCAAACATTCGTGTGGCAGGGCGTCGATAAGCGCGGCACCACGATGAAGGGTGAACAGCAGGCCAAGAACGCCAACCTGCTTCGCGCGGAGCTACGCCGGCAAGGCATCACGCCCAGGATAGTCAAACCGAAGCCCAAGCCACTCTTCGGCAGCGCGGGACGCAAGATTTCGGCGAAAGAGATCGCGATTTTCGCCCGCCAGTTGGCGACCATGATGAAATCCGGCGTGCCCATCGTGCAGGCGCTCGAAATCATCGCCGGCGGCCAGAAGAATCCGAAAATGCAGGCCATGGTCGATGGATTGCGCGCGGATATCGCAGGCGGCTCCACGATCTACGAAGCAATGAGCAAGTACCCGGTGCAGTTCGACGAACTGTTCCGTAACTTGGTCCGTGCAGGCGAAAGCGCGGGCGTGCTCGAAACGGTGCTGGACACCATCGCCACCTACAAGGAAAACACGGAAACCCTCAAGGGGAAGATCAAGAAGGCGTTGTTCTATCCCACAATGGTGATCGCGGTAGCGATAATCGTCAGCGCGATCCTTTTGATCTTCGTGGTTCCGCAGTTCGAAGCCGTATTCAAGAACTTCGGCGCGGAATTGCCCGCGTTTACGCAAATCATCGTCAACGCGTCGCGATTCTTGGTCTCTTGGTGGTGGCTGGTCCTTATCTTTCTGGTCGGCAGCATCCTCGGCGTCATCTTCATGTTCAAGCGCTCGCCGCGATTCCAGCATTTTGTGGATAAATTGATCCTCAAGATTCCGGTGATCGGCCAGATCATGCACAACGCCGCGATCGCACGTTTCGCACGGACGCTGGCGACCACGTTCAAGGCCGGCGTGCCTCTGGTCGAAGCGTTGGAGACCGTGGCCGGCGCCACCGGCAACACGGTGTACGAGCAGGCGGTCAAGCGCATCCGCGACGACGTGTCCGTCGGCTATCAGGTCAACATGGCCATGAAGCAGGTGAACCTGTTTCCGCATATGGTGGTGCAGATGGCGGCGATCGGCGAAGAGGCCGGCGCGTTCGATACGATGATGTTCAAGGTCGCCGAGTTCTACGAGCAGGAAGTCAATAACGCCGTGGACGCGCTGGCCAGCCTGATCGAGCCCATGATCATGGTCTTCATCGGCGTCATCGTCGGCGGCATGGTGATCGGCATGTACCTGCCGATCTTCAAGCTGGCGGCCGTGGTCGGCTAA
- a CDS encoding sigma-54-dependent transcriptional regulator: protein MTEPRSALVIDDERDIRELLVLTLGRMGLRVDTAATVASAREMLSREKYALCLTDMRLPDGSGIELVQEISSRHPNTPVAMITAFGNVEAAVEALKAGAFDFVAKPVDLTVLRDLVRHALMLGTHRQQIATSAGPRLQGDSPAMINLRQTIAKVSRSQAPVYIVGESGVGKELTARSIHEQSARAAAPFVPVNCGAIPTELMESEFFGHRKGSFTGAHADKPGLFQAAEGGTLFLDEVAELPLSMQVKLLRAIQEKSVRPVGAAGEVPVDVRILSATHKNLEKLVDEGRFRHDLYYRINVIELKVPPLRERRDDLPGLAESILQRLAIPHGRTAPSLSRAAVDALAGYPFPGNVRELENILERAMAMADGDTIEADDLRLPARGEIAATPPSPAMPATAATPETPSLSDPRFDPRRMDPGDTAGSALPMYIEQMERAAIEKALQDHRYNKTKTAAALGITFRALRYKLKKLGID, encoded by the coding sequence ATGACCGAGCCGCGCAGCGCTTTGGTAATCGACGACGAGCGCGACATCCGCGAGTTGCTGGTATTGACGCTGGGCCGCATGGGCCTGCGCGTGGATACCGCTGCGACCGTGGCCAGCGCGCGCGAAATGCTGTCGCGCGAAAAATACGCGCTCTGCCTCACCGACATGCGCCTGCCCGACGGCTCGGGCATCGAGCTGGTGCAGGAAATCTCCAGCCGCCATCCCAATACGCCCGTGGCGATGATCACCGCCTTCGGCAATGTCGAAGCCGCGGTGGAAGCGCTCAAGGCCGGCGCCTTCGATTTCGTCGCCAAGCCGGTGGACCTGACCGTGCTGCGCGATTTGGTGCGGCACGCGCTGATGCTGGGCACGCATCGCCAGCAGATCGCCACCTCCGCCGGCCCGCGCCTGCAGGGCGATTCGCCGGCCATGATCAACCTGCGCCAGACCATCGCCAAGGTCTCGCGCAGCCAAGCGCCGGTCTACATCGTCGGCGAATCGGGCGTGGGCAAGGAACTCACCGCGCGCAGCATCCACGAGCAGAGCGCGCGCGCAGCCGCGCCGTTCGTGCCAGTGAACTGCGGCGCGATCCCGACCGAATTGATGGAAAGCGAGTTCTTCGGCCACCGCAAAGGCAGCTTCACCGGCGCCCATGCCGACAAGCCGGGCCTGTTCCAGGCGGCCGAAGGCGGCACGCTGTTCCTGGACGAAGTGGCCGAGCTGCCGCTGTCGATGCAGGTCAAGCTGCTGCGCGCGATCCAGGAGAAGTCGGTGCGCCCGGTCGGTGCCGCGGGCGAAGTGCCGGTGGACGTGCGCATCCTGTCGGCCACGCACAAGAACCTGGAAAAGCTGGTCGACGAAGGCCGCTTCCGCCACGACCTCTACTACCGCATCAACGTGATCGAGCTGAAGGTGCCGCCGCTGCGCGAGCGCCGCGACGATCTGCCCGGCCTGGCCGAATCGATCCTGCAGCGGCTGGCGATTCCGCACGGCCGCACCGCGCCATCGCTCAGCCGCGCGGCAGTGGATGCGCTGGCCGGCTATCCCTTCCCGGGCAACGTGCGCGAACTGGAAAACATCCTGGAACGCGCGATGGCGATGGCCGACGGCGACACCATCGAAGCCGACGACCTGCGCTTGCCCGCTCGCGGCGAAATCGCCGCAACGCCGCCTTCGCCGGCCATGCCCGCAACGGCGGCGACGCCCGAAACCCCCTCGCTATCCGACCCGCGCTTCGATCCCCGCAGGATGGATCCCGGCGACACCGCCGGCAGCGCATTGCCGATGTACATCGAACAGATGGAACGCGCCGCGATCGAGAAGGCGCTGCAGGACCATCGCTACAACAAGACCAAGACCGCGGCGGCGCTGGGCATCACGTTCCGGGCGTTGCGGTACAAGTTGAAGAAACTCGGCATCGACTAG
- the secA gene encoding preprotein translocase subunit SecA, giving the protein MLNSLLTRVFGSRNDRLLRQLDRVVAKVNALEPDMQKLSDEQLQAKTPEFQKRVADGESLDKLLPEAFAVCREASKRVLGMRHYDVQLIGGMVLHLGKIAEMRTGEGKTLVATLPVYLNALAGKGVHVVTVNDYLARRDSAWMGKLYNWLGLSVGVVYPGMPHSDKGAAYASDITYGTNNEFGFDYLRDNMALAKEDRFQRGLNYAIVDEVDSILIDEARTPLIISGPADESPELYHKVDAIVPRLTRQKTEDGDGDYWVDEKGKQVHLSEQGQEHAEDLLRGAGVLGDDGLYDAHNIHVVHHLNAALRAHGIYQRDVDYIVRDGEVIIVDEFTGRTLPGRRWSDGLHQAVEAKEKVNVQRENQTLASITFQNLFRMYNKLSGMTGTADTEAFEFQNIYGLEVIVIPTNKPMIRKDHSDQVFLNRAGKYRAVVNEIKEAHARQQPVLVGTTSIEVSEMLSEQLQEAGVPHEVLNAKQHEREAHIVAQAGRPGAVTIATNMAGRGTDIVLGGSLEAELAALEAQAGGELDEITRARVKSEWQQRHDAVKAAGGLHIVGTERHESRRIDNQLRGRSGRQGDPGSSRFYLSLEDNLMRIFAADWVQRMMARMGLKEDDIIESPLVTKQIANAQRKVEAHNFDIRKNLLDFDDVNNDQRKVIYQQRDELLEAESVNENIVGIREDVVADVVQRFVPLNSIDEQWDLPGLEAELSNEFGLQLPLVRLLEEKREMDSEQLTAYVQEAVVKHFTDKEAQVGGETMRMLERHIMLNVLDQNWKEHLARMDYLRQGIHLRGYAQKQPKQEYKREAFQLFSEMLDKVKREVIALLARVRIRTEEEVAALEAEERRQAAAIAQQLQFQHQEVGGYGADEEAAAEQRSGALPELSVERASGPKVGRNDPCPCGSGKKFKHCHGQLA; this is encoded by the coding sequence ATGCTCAACAGCCTGCTCACCCGCGTTTTCGGCAGCCGCAACGACCGCCTGCTGCGCCAGCTCGACCGCGTCGTCGCCAAGGTCAACGCCCTCGAACCCGACATGCAGAAGCTCAGCGACGAGCAACTGCAAGCCAAGACCCCCGAATTCCAGAAGCGCGTCGCCGACGGCGAGTCGCTGGACAAGCTGCTGCCCGAAGCGTTCGCGGTCTGCCGCGAAGCGTCCAAGCGCGTGCTCGGCATGCGCCATTACGACGTGCAGCTGATCGGCGGCATGGTCCTGCACCTGGGCAAGATCGCCGAAATGCGCACCGGCGAGGGCAAGACGCTGGTCGCCACGTTGCCGGTCTACCTCAACGCGCTGGCCGGCAAGGGCGTGCACGTGGTCACCGTCAACGACTACCTGGCGCGCCGCGACTCGGCCTGGATGGGCAAGCTGTACAACTGGCTGGGGCTGTCGGTCGGCGTGGTCTACCCGGGCATGCCGCATTCGGACAAGGGCGCGGCCTACGCCAGCGACATCACCTACGGCACCAACAACGAATTCGGCTTCGACTACCTGCGCGACAACATGGCGCTGGCCAAGGAAGACCGTTTCCAGCGCGGTTTGAACTACGCGATCGTCGACGAAGTCGACTCGATCCTGATCGACGAAGCGCGCACGCCGCTGATCATCTCCGGCCCGGCCGACGAATCGCCCGAGCTGTACCACAAGGTCGACGCCATCGTGCCGCGCCTGACCCGGCAGAAGACCGAGGACGGCGACGGCGACTACTGGGTCGACGAGAAGGGCAAGCAGGTGCATCTGTCCGAACAGGGCCAGGAACACGCCGAAGACCTGCTGCGCGGCGCCGGCGTGCTCGGCGACGACGGCCTGTACGACGCGCACAACATCCACGTGGTGCACCATCTCAACGCGGCGTTGCGCGCGCACGGCATCTACCAGCGCGACGTCGATTACATCGTCCGCGACGGCGAAGTGATCATCGTCGACGAATTCACCGGCCGCACCCTGCCGGGCCGGCGCTGGTCCGACGGCCTGCACCAGGCGGTCGAGGCCAAGGAAAAGGTCAACGTCCAGCGCGAGAACCAGACGCTGGCCAGCATCACCTTCCAGAACCTGTTCCGCATGTACAACAAGCTGTCGGGCATGACCGGCACCGCGGACACCGAAGCGTTCGAATTCCAGAACATCTACGGCCTGGAAGTGATCGTCATCCCCACCAACAAGCCGATGATCCGCAAGGACCATTCGGACCAGGTGTTCCTCAACCGCGCCGGCAAGTACCGCGCGGTGGTCAACGAAATCAAGGAAGCGCACGCGCGCCAGCAGCCGGTGCTGGTCGGCACGACCTCGATCGAAGTCTCGGAGATGCTGTCCGAACAACTGCAGGAAGCCGGCGTGCCGCACGAAGTGCTCAACGCCAAGCAGCACGAGCGCGAAGCCCACATCGTCGCCCAGGCCGGACGCCCCGGCGCGGTCACCATCGCCACCAACATGGCCGGCCGCGGCACCGACATCGTGCTCGGCGGTTCGCTCGAAGCCGAACTCGCCGCGCTCGAAGCGCAGGCCGGCGGGGAACTCGACGAAATCACCCGCGCCCGCGTGAAATCCGAATGGCAGCAGCGCCACGACGCGGTCAAGGCCGCCGGCGGCCTGCACATCGTCGGCACCGAACGCCACGAGTCGCGCCGCATCGACAACCAGCTGCGCGGCCGCTCCGGCCGCCAGGGCGACCCGGGCTCGTCCCGCTTCTACCTGTCGCTGGAAGACAACCTGATGCGCATCTTCGCCGCCGACTGGGTGCAGCGGATGATGGCGCGGATGGGCCTGAAGGAAGACGACATCATCGAAAGCCCGTTGGTGACCAAGCAGATCGCCAATGCGCAGCGCAAGGTCGAGGCGCACAACTTCGACATCCGCAAGAACCTGCTCGACTTCGACGACGTCAACAACGACCAGCGCAAGGTGATCTACCAGCAGCGCGACGAACTGCTGGAAGCCGAGTCGGTCAACGAGAACATCGTCGGCATCCGCGAAGACGTGGTCGCCGACGTGGTGCAACGCTTCGTACCGCTGAACTCGATCGACGAACAGTGGGACCTGCCGGGCCTGGAAGCCGAGCTGAGCAACGAGTTTGGCCTGCAGCTGCCGCTGGTCCGCCTGCTTGAGGAAAAGCGGGAGATGGACAGCGAGCAGCTGACCGCCTACGTGCAGGAAGCGGTCGTCAAGCACTTCACCGACAAGGAAGCGCAGGTCGGCGGCGAGACCATGCGCATGCTCGAGCGCCACATCATGCTCAACGTGCTCGACCAGAACTGGAAAGAGCATTTGGCGCGCATGGACTACCTGCGCCAGGGCATCCACCTGCGCGGATACGCGCAGAAACAGCCCAAGCAGGAGTACAAGCGCGAGGCGTTCCAGTTGTTCAGCGAGATGCTGGACAAGGTGAAGCGCGAAGTGATCGCGCTGCTGGCGCGCGTGCGCATCCGCACCGAGGAAGAAGTGGCCGCGCTGGAAGCCGAAGAACGCCGCCAGGCCGCGGCGATCGCGCAACAGCTGCAGTTCCAGCACCAGGAAGTGGGCGGCTACGGCGCCGACGAGGAAGCCGCCGCCGAGCAGCGCTCGGGTGCGCTCCCCGAATTGTCGGTCGAACGCGCCAGCGGTCCCAAGGTCGGCCGCAACGATCCTTGCCCGTGCGGCAGCGGCAAGAAATTCAAGCATTGCCATGGGCAGTTGGCCTGA
- a CDS encoding pilin yields MKNQQGFTLIELMIVIAIIAILAAIALPAYQDYTTRAKVSEAIVMAAPAKLAVAETASSLGGLANVTAANSGYTFPGDTDYVSDIVITDATGVVTVTSTVPNAAGSVTLAPAEVAAGTGQLTWVCSSPDIDDKFLPANCR; encoded by the coding sequence ATGAAGAACCAACAGGGCTTTACCTTGATCGAACTGATGATCGTCATCGCGATCATCGCCATCCTGGCCGCCATCGCTCTGCCGGCTTACCAGGACTACACCACTCGCGCCAAGGTCAGCGAAGCCATCGTGATGGCCGCGCCTGCCAAGCTCGCTGTGGCCGAAACCGCTTCTTCGCTGGGCGGCCTGGCCAATGTGACCGCTGCCAATTCCGGATACACCTTCCCGGGCGATACCGACTACGTTTCGGACATTGTCATCACGGACGCTACCGGCGTTGTCACGGTAACCTCGACCGTTCCTAACGCGGCAGGCTCCGTCACCCTTGCCCCGGCCGAAGTGGCTGCCGGCACTGGTCAGTTGACCTGGGTTTGCTCGTCTCCGGACATCGACGACAAGTTCCTGCCGGCTAACTGCCGCTGA
- a CDS encoding Nudix family hydrolase, which produces MRSAEDASIVEVVAGVIADARGRILLARRTDGRDLAGLWEFPGGKCEPGESPEAALIRELYEELGIQAEVGAPLIAVPQQYPHKRLRLDVRRIDSWRGGAPKGLDGQALAWVPPQKLASYAMPPADRPVVAALLQPDTYLVTPSPGDDDKAWLDALQRALAAGVRRVQLRAPDIEPARRRRLFAKAVTLCRKAKAEALINGDPALAAELQAGVHLRAAQLRALRERPLPAGATVAASCHDAEELRAAETLQCDFAVVGPLKPTPTHPDAAGIGWQAFAALREQVSLPLYAIGGLGPADLAEARSYGAQGIAAIRGLWS; this is translated from the coding sequence ATGCGAAGCGCTGAAGACGCTTCCATCGTCGAAGTCGTCGCCGGCGTCATCGCCGACGCCCGCGGCCGCATCCTGCTGGCGCGACGCACCGACGGCCGCGACCTGGCCGGCCTGTGGGAATTCCCGGGCGGCAAATGCGAGCCGGGCGAATCGCCCGAAGCCGCGCTGATCCGCGAGCTGTACGAAGAGCTCGGCATCCAGGCCGAAGTCGGCGCGCCGCTGATCGCGGTGCCGCAGCAATATCCGCACAAACGCCTGCGGCTGGACGTGCGCCGCATCGATTCATGGCGCGGCGGCGCGCCGAAAGGGCTCGACGGCCAGGCCCTGGCCTGGGTGCCGCCGCAGAAGCTGGCCAGCTATGCGATGCCGCCCGCCGACCGCCCGGTAGTCGCGGCATTGCTGCAACCGGATACCTATCTGGTCACGCCTTCGCCCGGCGACGACGACAAAGCCTGGCTCGACGCGCTGCAGCGCGCGCTCGCCGCCGGCGTGCGCCGGGTGCAGTTGCGCGCGCCGGACATCGAACCGGCGCGCAGGCGCCGGCTATTCGCCAAGGCGGTGACGCTATGCCGCAAGGCCAAGGCCGAAGCGCTGATCAACGGCGATCCCGCGCTGGCCGCCGAGTTGCAGGCCGGCGTGCATCTGCGTGCCGCGCAGTTGCGCGCATTGCGGGAGCGACCGTTGCCCGCGGGCGCGACGGTGGCTGCGTCCTGCCACGATGCCGAAGAACTCCGCGCAGCCGAAACCCTGCAGTGCGATTTCGCGGTGGTCGGCCCGCTGAAGCCGACGCCGACGCATCCGGATGCGGCCGGCATCGGCTGGCAGGCCTTTGCCGCGCTGCGCGAGCAGGTCTCGCTGCCGTTGTACGCCATCGGCGGTCTGGGTCCGGCCGATCTGGCCGAGGCTCGCAGCTACGGTGCGCAGGGCATCGCCGCCATCCGCGGTTTGTGGTCCTGA
- the pilB gene encoding type IV-A pilus assembly ATPase PilB — protein sequence MNAVSTANLLGITGIARRLVMDGALGEAEARSALDAATRERKQIAAYLTENKLVTAPQMAAANSIEFGMPLFDPSVMDASQNALKLVKEDLITKHHVLPLFKRGNRLFVGTADPTNSRALDEIKFNSNLTVEPILVDADTIRRTLEQWLDMNDTLADMTSDTDGLETLDVGGSDDDLAAVGDSGVDAGGDDTPVVKFINKVLVDAIKRGASDIHFEPYETEYRVRQRIDGILKTVAKLPVKLNARVAARLKVMAQLDIAEKRVPQDGRIKLNLSKTKQIDFRTSTLPTLFGEKVVLRVLDSSAAKLGIEKLGYEEDQKKLFLDAVQKPYGMVLVTGPTGSGKTVSLYTALNILNDEMRNISTVEDPVEIRVPGINQVQMNVKRGMTFAAALRSFLRQDPDVIMVGEIRDLETAEIAIKAAQTGHMVLSTLHTNDAPQTIARLMNMGVAPYNITSSVSLVIAQRLARRLHDCKRQVHLPDHALLAEGFTPDEVHEGITIYEAVGCSECTEGYKGRMGIYQVMPMSEEIQGIVLEGGNAMAIAEVAQRAGIRDLRRSALLKVKNGLTSLAEINRVTKD from the coding sequence ATGAACGCAGTCTCCACTGCCAATCTTCTGGGCATTACCGGCATCGCTCGGCGCCTGGTCATGGACGGCGCCCTAGGGGAAGCGGAGGCGCGGTCGGCGTTGGATGCCGCAACCCGCGAAAGGAAGCAGATCGCGGCCTACCTGACCGAGAACAAACTCGTCACGGCGCCGCAGATGGCCGCCGCCAACTCGATCGAGTTCGGCATGCCTCTGTTCGACCCGTCGGTCATGGATGCGAGCCAGAACGCATTGAAACTGGTCAAGGAAGACTTGATCACCAAGCACCACGTGCTGCCCTTGTTCAAGCGCGGCAATCGGCTGTTCGTCGGCACGGCCGATCCCACCAATAGCCGCGCGCTCGACGAGATCAAATTCAACTCCAACCTCACCGTCGAACCGATCCTGGTCGACGCGGACACGATCCGCCGCACGCTTGAACAGTGGCTGGACATGAACGACACGCTGGCCGATATGACCAGCGACACCGACGGCCTGGAAACGCTGGATGTCGGCGGCAGCGACGACGACCTCGCTGCGGTAGGCGACAGCGGCGTCGATGCTGGTGGAGACGACACGCCGGTAGTGAAGTTCATCAACAAGGTATTGGTGGACGCCATCAAACGCGGCGCGTCGGACATACATTTCGAGCCTTACGAGACCGAATACCGGGTGCGCCAACGCATCGACGGCATCCTCAAGACCGTGGCGAAGCTGCCGGTCAAGCTCAATGCCCGCGTGGCCGCGCGCCTGAAGGTGATGGCGCAGCTTGATATCGCGGAAAAGCGCGTGCCCCAGGACGGCCGCATCAAGCTCAACCTTTCCAAGACGAAGCAGATCGATTTCCGCACCAGCACGTTGCCGACCCTGTTCGGCGAAAAAGTCGTGCTGCGCGTACTCGATAGTTCGGCCGCCAAGCTCGGCATCGAGAAGCTGGGCTACGAAGAGGACCAGAAGAAGCTCTTCCTCGATGCGGTGCAGAAGCCTTACGGCATGGTGCTGGTGACAGGCCCGACGGGTTCGGGCAAGACGGTCTCGCTCTATACGGCGTTGAATATCCTCAACGACGAGATGCGCAACATCTCCACGGTCGAAGACCCCGTCGAAATCCGCGTGCCCGGCATCAACCAGGTGCAGATGAATGTGAAGCGCGGCATGACGTTTGCCGCTGCACTGCGCAGCTTCCTGCGCCAGGATCCGGACGTGATCATGGTCGGCGAAATCCGCGATCTGGAAACGGCCGAGATCGCCATCAAGGCGGCCCAGACCGGCCACATGGTGCTGTCCACCCTCCACACCAACGATGCTCCGCAGACTATCGCCCGCCTGATGAACATGGGCGTCGCGCCGTACAACATCACCAGTTCGGTCAGCCTGGTTATCGCCCAGCGCCTGGCCCGGCGCCTCCACGACTGCAAACGCCAGGTCCACCTCCCGGACCATGCCCTGCTGGCCGAGGGCTTCACCCCGGACGAAGTCCACGAAGGCATCACAATTTACGAAGCCGTCGGTTGCAGCGAGTGCACCGAGGGTTATAAAGGGCGGATGGGCATCTACCAGGTGATGCCGATGTCGGAAGAGATCCAGGGGATCGTGCTGGAAGGGGGAAATGCCATGGCGATCGCCGAAGTGGCGCAGAGGGCCGGTATCCGGGACCTGCGCAGGTCGGCCCTGCTCAAAGTTAAGAACGGGCTTACCAGCCTTGCCGAAATCAACCGCGTGACCAAGGATTAA
- the coaE gene encoding dephospho-CoA kinase (Dephospho-CoA kinase (CoaE) performs the final step in coenzyme A biosynthesis.), with protein sequence MSEFLIGLTGGVASGKSEVTRRFEALGVVVADADVAAREAVAVGSRGLAEVVAAFGAGMLGADGALDRAAMRRHVFADADARKRLETIVHPRVRAMLKAACEAAPGPYAIAAIPLLTEGGGKQTYPWLDRILAIDVPRETQLHRLMQRDGIDAALAEKMLATQATRGQRLAIADDVIVNDGPLDALDAQVAALDERYRALAAAA encoded by the coding sequence ATGAGCGAATTCCTCATCGGACTGACCGGCGGCGTCGCCTCCGGCAAGAGCGAGGTGACGCGGCGCTTCGAAGCCCTCGGCGTCGTGGTGGCCGATGCCGATGTCGCCGCGCGCGAAGCGGTCGCCGTCGGCTCGCGGGGCCTGGCCGAAGTGGTGGCGGCCTTCGGCGCCGGCATGCTCGGGGCCGACGGAGCGCTCGACCGCGCAGCGATGCGCCGGCATGTGTTCGCGGATGCGGATGCGCGCAAGCGGCTGGAAACGATCGTGCACCCGCGCGTGCGGGCGATGTTGAAAGCGGCGTGCGAAGCGGCGCCGGGGCCTTATGCCATCGCGGCGATCCCGTTGCTGACCGAAGGCGGCGGAAAGCAGACCTATCCGTGGCTGGACCGCATCCTGGCGATCGACGTGCCGCGCGAGACGCAACTGCACCGGTTGATGCAGCGCGACGGCATCGATGCCGCGCTGGCCGAGAAGATGCTGGCCACCCAGGCCACCCGCGGGCAGCGTTTGGCGATTGCGGACGACGTCATCGTCAATGACGGGCCGCTGGACGCGCTGGACGCGCAGGTCGCGGCGCTGGATGAGCGTTATCGCGCGTTGGCGGCAGCTGCATAG
- a CDS encoding REP-associated tyrosine transposase, whose translation MAAGVARLDAPPGMPRYRRYFAPGQTVFLTLVCHERQPLLRSEAAKRLILDALRDQRLRHPFKHHAHVLLDDHLHLLLSPAEQVTVPRLVGGFKLAVLARWPGACRLWQRRYYDHIIRDADDFARHLDYIHFNPVKHGLVAHAGAWQWSSLAAWRARGAYGSDW comes from the coding sequence ATGGCCGCGGGCGTCGCACGCCTCGATGCTCCCCCCGGTATGCCTCGTTATCGCCGTTATTTTGCGCCCGGACAAACGGTATTCCTCACCCTTGTCTGCCATGAGCGGCAGCCGCTGTTGCGCAGCGAGGCGGCCAAGCGTCTGATTCTGGATGCGTTGCGCGATCAACGGCTGCGGCACCCGTTCAAGCATCACGCGCACGTACTGCTGGACGATCATCTGCACTTGTTACTGAGCCCGGCCGAACAGGTGACCGTGCCGCGCTTAGTCGGCGGTTTCAAGCTGGCCGTCCTGGCGCGCTGGCCGGGTGCTTGCCGGCTCTGGCAGCGCCGGTACTATGACCACATCATCCGCGATGCGGACGATTTCGCGCGTCACTTGGATTACATCCATTTCAATCCTGTCAAGCATGGATTGGTGGCGCATGCCGGCGCATGGCAATGGTCGAGTCTCGCGGCCTGGCGGGCGCGTGGAGCCTATGGAAGCGATTGGTAG
- a CDS encoding prepilin peptidase produces MAFLDQNPGLGYPAAAGLGLLLGSFLNVVILRLPKRLEWQWKRDSREVLGEPDLYDPPPPGIVVERSHDPDTGHPLAWWENIPVLSYVMLRGRSRYSGKRISLQYPLVELLTMALTLCCVWRFGFGWQGFGAILFTCFLIALSGVDLRTQLLPDQLTLPLLWLGLIAAVENLYIGQKAALLGVMAGYASLWAVWWLFKQLTGKEGMGHGDFKLLAALGAWVGLNGILPIILLSSVVGAVVGSVWLAMKGRDKATPIPFGPYLAIAGWIVFFWGKDIVDAYLRYSGLKP; encoded by the coding sequence ATGGCCTTCCTCGACCAGAATCCCGGCCTCGGCTATCCCGCCGCGGCCGGACTAGGGCTGCTGCTGGGCAGCTTCCTCAACGTGGTGATCCTGCGGCTGCCCAAGCGGCTGGAGTGGCAGTGGAAGCGCGACAGCCGCGAGGTGCTCGGCGAGCCGGATCTTTACGACCCGCCACCGCCGGGGATCGTGGTGGAACGCTCGCACGACCCGGACACCGGCCATCCGCTGGCCTGGTGGGAAAACATCCCGGTGCTGAGCTACGTGATGCTGCGCGGCCGTTCGCGCTACAGCGGCAAGCGCATCTCGCTGCAGTACCCGCTGGTGGAACTGCTGACGATGGCGCTGACGCTGTGCTGCGTGTGGCGCTTCGGCTTCGGTTGGCAGGGCTTCGGCGCGATCCTGTTCACCTGTTTCCTGATCGCGCTTTCCGGCGTCGATTTGCGCACGCAGTTGTTGCCCGACCAGCTCACCCTGCCCTTGCTGTGGCTGGGGCTGATCGCAGCGGTGGAAAACCTCTACATCGGCCAGAAGGCGGCGCTGCTGGGCGTGATGGCCGGCTACGCGAGCCTGTGGGCGGTGTGGTGGCTGTTCAAGCAGCTGACCGGCAAGGAAGGCATGGGCCACGGCGATTTCAAGCTGCTGGCAGCGCTGGGCGCGTGGGTGGGCTTGAACGGCATCTTGCCGATCATCCTGCTGTCTTCGGTGGTGGGCGCCGTCGTCGGCTCGGTCTGGCTGGCCATGAAGGGCCGCGACAAGGCCACGCCGATCCCGTTCGGGCCTTATCTGGCGATCGCAGGCTGGATCGTGTTCTTCTGGGGCAAGGATATCGTCGATGCGTATCTGCGCTATTCCGGCCTGAAGCCGTAG